A stretch of the Minwuia thermotolerans genome encodes the following:
- a CDS encoding AAA family ATPase translates to MLKARRIRVQNFRNIDDSGWVPLERVTALVGRNESGKTAMLKAFHKFNPATPAPYNPQREFPRDRYTRDFKDGSDWPVCSVAFEIAGALRDELQTLLDDRQAPSEAVCTRYYDGSLTVEFDPEISDHVVVPDPVVAALKKFASAARRLESPAADQEEATQELRTALATWASKWEQKISSHADLRGDDGVKLLSALRKESEGHAKPQTADPVETLQAAVDPVLEAAQRPAPAEQAEAWLKERLPVLIYFEDYGVLDSAIYLPRFLEDLERAPDDAHVRTINAMFKHVRLTAKEIADLGREQAQEARSQNKKPEDAVIRQDQERKEARAIKLSSASLDITERFNKWYGQRRHTVDYQADGDYFRIWIADDRRPGVKIELEGRSRGFQWFFSFYLVFLVESEEGYKDAILLLDEPGLHLHPTAQQELIAFFERLSENNQLVYTTHSPFLIDGEHLHRVRPVTEDESGHSRISVETWPKDRETIFPLQAAAGYAMVRGLFQHRDNVLVEGMSDYYYLHALRAQCRASGREALSDDIYITPCGGTKNVGHIASLFLGQEVRPLVLLDGDDAGRARRDALIKELYAAHGAAILMLDDTLDRAGTETEVEDILGEDIVLPGVSAVLGQTVKLTTADRAAGSLPSQIKAWAVRRNVELPDGWKASAAIHLVSDWGENATKLPDEVLDRAAALFAAINERFPKCAG, encoded by the coding sequence ATGCTCAAAGCCAGACGCATCCGTGTTCAGAACTTCCGCAACATTGATGACAGCGGCTGGGTTCCTCTTGAGCGCGTTACCGCCCTCGTCGGGCGGAATGAGTCCGGCAAGACGGCGATGCTTAAGGCCTTCCACAAGTTCAACCCCGCGACACCGGCGCCGTACAATCCTCAGCGTGAATTTCCGCGCGATCGATATACCCGCGATTTCAAGGACGGCAGCGATTGGCCGGTTTGCTCCGTGGCATTTGAGATCGCCGGGGCGTTACGCGATGAACTGCAGACACTGCTCGACGACCGCCAGGCGCCGAGTGAGGCAGTCTGCACACGCTATTACGACGGCTCACTGACGGTCGAATTTGATCCGGAGATTTCTGACCACGTGGTCGTGCCCGATCCTGTCGTAGCCGCGCTCAAGAAATTCGCGTCAGCCGCCCGGCGCCTTGAATCGCCTGCGGCGGATCAGGAAGAGGCGACCCAGGAGCTGCGTACCGCGCTGGCGACGTGGGCCTCGAAATGGGAACAGAAGATTAGTTCGCATGCCGACCTTCGCGGCGATGATGGCGTGAAGCTGCTCTCGGCCTTGCGCAAAGAGTCGGAAGGACATGCGAAGCCGCAAACGGCCGACCCTGTCGAGACGCTGCAAGCGGCGGTGGACCCCGTTCTTGAGGCGGCACAGAGGCCCGCACCAGCCGAACAGGCCGAGGCGTGGCTGAAAGAGCGCCTGCCCGTCTTGATTTATTTCGAGGATTACGGTGTTCTCGACAGCGCGATCTATCTGCCGCGCTTTCTTGAAGACCTTGAACGCGCGCCGGACGACGCTCACGTTCGCACTATCAACGCCATGTTCAAGCACGTCCGGCTGACGGCGAAGGAGATTGCCGACCTCGGCCGCGAGCAAGCGCAAGAGGCGCGCTCTCAAAACAAGAAACCCGAAGATGCCGTGATCCGCCAGGATCAGGAACGCAAGGAAGCGCGGGCGATTAAACTCAGCTCCGCTTCCCTCGATATCACTGAACGCTTCAACAAATGGTACGGCCAACGACGGCATACGGTCGATTATCAGGCCGATGGCGACTATTTCCGCATCTGGATCGCGGACGATCGGCGGCCTGGCGTCAAGATCGAACTGGAAGGGCGCAGCAGGGGGTTCCAGTGGTTTTTCTCATTCTACCTCGTTTTTCTCGTCGAGTCCGAGGAGGGGTATAAGGACGCCATTCTTTTGCTGGACGAGCCGGGGCTCCATTTGCATCCCACCGCTCAGCAGGAGCTGATCGCGTTTTTTGAGCGGCTGTCAGAGAACAACCAACTCGTCTATACGACGCATTCGCCGTTCCTGATTGACGGCGAACATCTTCATCGCGTTCGGCCCGTTACCGAAGATGAAAGCGGGCACTCCCGGATCAGTGTCGAGACCTGGCCGAAGGACCGCGAAACCATCTTCCCGCTTCAGGCAGCGGCGGGTTACGCCATGGTGCGCGGCCTTTTCCAGCACAGGGACAATGTGCTGGTCGAGGGTATGAGCGATTACTACTACCTGCACGCCCTCCGGGCGCAGTGCCGCGCGTCCGGTCGGGAGGCGCTGTCCGATGATATCTACATTACTCCCTGCGGCGGCACCAAAAACGTCGGCCATATCGCCTCGCTGTTTCTTGGACAGGAGGTTCGACCGCTCGTTCTGCTCGATGGTGACGACGCCGGGCGCGCGCGCCGCGATGCTCTGATCAAGGAACTCTATGCCGCCCACGGAGCGGCGATCCTCATGCTCGACGACACGTTAGACCGCGCCGGGACCGAGACCGAGGTCGAAGATATACTCGGCGAAGATATCGTGCTTCCAGGCGTTAGCGCCGTTCTCGGGCAGACCGTAAAACTGACGACCGCCGACCGTGCCGCGGGCAGCCTGCCAAGCCAGATCAAGGCGTGGGCGGTGCGCCGAAACGTTGAGCTTCCGGACGGGTGGAAGGCGTCGGCCGCCATTCACCTTGTTTCGGATTGGGGGGAGAACGCAACGAAGCTGCCCGACGAGGTTCTGGACCGCGCTGCCGCTCTGTTTGCGGCGATCAATGAGCGCTTCCCGAAATGCGCAGGATGA
- a CDS encoding ATP-dependent nuclease, whose translation MTGISATATILKLKIDRFRGIEALDWNPAPGMNIVLGGGDVGKSTILEAIALLLSPSNALVLSEADFWQRKVEDEFVIQAVVALPPSSEIGQQQRFAWPWEWDGNDAVRPITEDDEESGRAASGPPVYRLQVRGTPDLEINWEIVQPNDDIDHLSAAVRRNIGVVRLGGDDRNDRDLRLVYGSALDRLLADKGLRARIGRRVSEINLAANLGDSAKEALGKLDGTLKNEALPSKLDLGLTSSQGLSIGALIGLMAESAHGVSLPLASWGAGTRRMTALQIAAAGEAETSITAIDEIERGLEPYRLRKLVKSLQAEPAQSFVTTHSAVAINAADQASLWYLDGSGHIGPLLREKIARQQERDPETFLSRFAIIAEGPTEVGFLSYVLERAVDGAFADHGVRVCDGQGNPATLDLLEAMADGGLLFGGFADDEGQSSGRWTELKAKMGDRLFQWAGGCTEERIMSLVDESRLEELIAHPDAGVAAERRVTLAMRLGIDNKSLPAIRTATEDFRALMIAAAIGSKEGAPDDETAKMWGRHGRRWFKFVVGGRELAEKMFVLGVWPSVKPDLLPFLNAVRAALGQAAISDVPHDG comes from the coding sequence ATGACGGGCATAAGCGCGACCGCAACGATCCTCAAACTGAAGATTGACCGGTTTCGCGGTATCGAGGCTCTGGACTGGAATCCGGCCCCCGGCATGAACATCGTGCTCGGCGGCGGCGATGTGGGGAAGAGCACGATCCTCGAAGCAATCGCCCTTTTGCTCAGCCCCTCCAATGCACTCGTTCTTTCGGAGGCTGATTTCTGGCAGCGCAAGGTCGAAGATGAATTCGTAATACAGGCGGTCGTCGCGCTCCCGCCATCTTCCGAGATAGGTCAGCAGCAAAGGTTCGCCTGGCCCTGGGAATGGGACGGCAACGACGCCGTGCGTCCGATCACCGAGGACGATGAAGAGAGCGGCCGGGCCGCTTCCGGCCCGCCTGTCTATCGCCTTCAGGTGCGCGGCACACCCGATCTCGAAATAAATTGGGAGATTGTGCAGCCCAACGACGACATCGATCACCTGTCCGCAGCCGTGCGGCGGAATATCGGCGTCGTTCGCCTTGGTGGCGACGACCGCAACGACCGCGATCTCAGGCTGGTCTACGGCTCCGCACTCGACCGGTTGCTTGCCGACAAGGGCCTGCGGGCCAGGATTGGGCGGCGCGTATCGGAAATCAATCTGGCCGCCAATCTTGGCGACAGCGCCAAGGAAGCTCTCGGCAAGCTTGATGGAACGCTCAAGAATGAGGCGCTGCCGAGCAAACTCGATCTCGGGCTGACGAGCAGCCAAGGGCTTTCCATCGGCGCGCTGATTGGGCTTATGGCCGAAAGTGCGCACGGCGTTTCTCTTCCGCTTGCGAGCTGGGGCGCGGGAACGCGGCGAATGACCGCGCTGCAAATTGCTGCCGCCGGCGAGGCGGAAACCAGTATCACTGCCATCGATGAAATAGAGCGCGGCCTTGAACCCTACCGGTTGCGGAAGCTCGTAAAGAGTTTGCAGGCAGAACCGGCGCAGAGCTTCGTAACGACGCACAGCGCCGTGGCGATAAACGCCGCCGACCAGGCCAGCCTCTGGTATCTTGACGGCAGCGGTCATATCGGCCCGCTTCTGCGTGAAAAGATCGCCCGACAGCAAGAGCGCGACCCTGAAACCTTCCTGTCCAGATTTGCCATTATTGCCGAAGGTCCGACCGAGGTGGGCTTCCTCTCGTACGTTCTGGAGCGTGCCGTTGACGGCGCCTTTGCGGATCACGGCGTGCGCGTTTGCGACGGGCAAGGCAATCCCGCCACCCTGGATCTTCTGGAAGCCATGGCCGACGGCGGTCTGCTTTTCGGCGGTTTCGCCGATGACGAAGGCCAGTCTTCTGGCCGATGGACTGAACTAAAGGCGAAGATGGGAGACCGTCTCTTTCAATGGGCGGGCGGCTGCACCGAGGAACGGATCATGTCCCTCGTGGATGAAAGCCGGCTTGAAGAGCTGATCGCCCATCCCGACGCGGGCGTGGCTGCGGAACGCCGCGTGACACTCGCCATGCGGCTCGGCATCGACAACAAGAGCCTGCCTGCCATCAGGACAGCCACGGAGGATTTTCGCGCCCTCATGATCGCCGCCGCCATCGGCAGCAAGGAAGGCGCGCCCGACGACGAAACCGCGAAGATGTGGGGCCGTCACGGAAGGCGCTGGTTCAAATTCGTCGTAGGCGGACGCGAACTCGCCGAGAAGATGTTTGTGCTTGGTGTCTGGCCCTCGGTCAAGCCAGACCTCTTGCCGTTTCTCAATGCCGTCCGCGCCGCGCTGGGACAGGCCGCGATCTCTGACGTTCCTCATGACGGATGA
- a CDS encoding UvrD-helicase domain-containing protein — translation MTDEEVAALLDSDVPFVAVEAPAGCGKTYQGAHYAARTAPRLATGRVLILTHTHAACAAFAQATAAAHRRVEIRTIDSLLVQIAAAYHKSLDLPADPSAWARRQGADGYAALAARVATLVGRHPFIVAAVAERFPVVIADEHQDASADQHAVVMALRNAGTKLRIFGDPMQGIYAKGRAANEALARWEEIKAAAAFAELCTPHRWSDGTPALGAWVLRARDALKNGQPIDLTGALPQGLNILHADNTAVGRGYRLDSAERAPIDRVARAGTQALILTPQNDMTEALAAFWNRAIPIWEGHTRPAVDELITATEESAGDAVAVANAVVAFMGRVAVGFSRSSHGDRLVREVGEGCTSAARGKPARIQQLGRFILEEPNHVGIAKCLAELSRLQREGVSGFETVSIDYRREYQDAIRLGEFVDAHDGLAEINRRRAFTRPTPPARAISTIHKAKGLECDNAMILPCDSRFSSTYYSRCRLYVAISRAKRSLTLVLSRENPSPIFDV, via the coding sequence ATGACGGATGAAGAAGTTGCCGCCCTGCTCGATTCCGATGTGCCGTTCGTCGCGGTCGAGGCGCCTGCCGGGTGCGGCAAGACGTATCAGGGCGCGCACTATGCCGCGCGGACGGCCCCGCGCCTTGCAACCGGCCGGGTTCTGATCCTTACGCATACCCACGCCGCCTGCGCCGCGTTCGCACAGGCGACGGCTGCCGCCCACCGCCGCGTTGAAATCAGGACAATCGACTCCCTCCTTGTGCAAATCGCCGCTGCCTACCACAAGTCTCTCGACTTGCCTGCCGATCCGTCCGCATGGGCGCGGCGGCAAGGTGCCGACGGCTACGCTGCGCTGGCCGCGCGTGTCGCGACGCTCGTGGGGCGGCACCCTTTCATAGTCGCTGCCGTGGCGGAGCGGTTTCCGGTGGTCATCGCCGATGAGCATCAGGACGCGAGCGCGGATCAGCATGCCGTTGTTATGGCTTTGCGGAATGCGGGGACGAAGCTGCGCATCTTTGGCGACCCGATGCAGGGGATTTACGCAAAGGGCCGGGCGGCAAACGAGGCGCTGGCGCGCTGGGAAGAGATCAAGGCGGCCGCAGCCTTCGCTGAGCTATGCACGCCGCATCGATGGAGCGATGGAACGCCTGCCCTGGGCGCCTGGGTGTTGCGTGCGCGGGATGCCCTGAAGAACGGTCAGCCTATCGATTTGACAGGCGCACTTCCACAAGGGTTGAATATTCTTCACGCGGACAACACTGCCGTCGGACGTGGCTATCGTTTGGATAGCGCAGAGCGTGCGCCCATCGACAGGGTGGCACGCGCCGGGACGCAGGCGCTCATCCTCACGCCGCAGAACGATATGACGGAAGCGCTCGCGGCCTTCTGGAATCGCGCCATACCGATATGGGAAGGCCACACCCGCCCGGCCGTTGACGAGCTCATAACTGCTACGGAAGAGAGCGCGGGCGACGCCGTGGCTGTGGCAAACGCCGTGGTCGCGTTCATGGGACGCGTTGCAGTCGGCTTCAGCCGGTCGAGCCACGGCGACCGACTTGTCCGGGAGGTAGGTGAAGGCTGCACGAGTGCAGCCCGTGGCAAGCCCGCGCGTATCCAGCAGCTCGGCCGCTTCATTCTTGAGGAGCCGAACCATGTCGGGATCGCAAAATGTCTTGCTGAGCTGTCCCGGCTTCAGCGGGAAGGCGTTTCCGGCTTTGAAACGGTCAGTATTGACTATCGAAGAGAGTACCAAGACGCGATTCGGCTGGGGGAGTTTGTGGACGCGCACGACGGCCTCGCGGAAATCAACAGGCGGCGCGCCTTTACCCGTCCGACGCCGCCGGCGCGGGCGATAAGTACCATTCACAAGGCTAAAGGGCTGGAATGCGACAATGCGATGATCCTGCCCTGCGACAGTCGGTTCTCTTCGACATACTACTCGCGATGCAGACTATACGTCGCTATTAGCCGGGCAAAGCGGTCTCTCACGCTCGTTCTTTCCAGAGAAAATCCAAGCCCTATTTTTGATGTGTAG
- a CDS encoding tyrosine-type recombinase/integrase yields the protein MANWSLYDDAGHRKYLSIKERTGFIHAARKEPAEVAAFCLTVAYTGCRLSEALNLTRDRVDLVERVVVLETLKKRRHGVYRAVPIPSAMSRRLGNLLRKLPPDQALLWPWCRMTGYRRIKAVMERGGIEGPYASPKGLRHAFAISALEKGVPLNLVQKWLGHSDIATTAIYGNAVGLEEREIASRMWGRD from the coding sequence ATGGCCAACTGGAGCCTCTATGACGACGCCGGCCACCGTAAATATCTCAGCATCAAGGAGCGCACCGGCTTCATCCACGCGGCCCGCAAGGAGCCCGCGGAGGTGGCCGCGTTTTGCCTGACCGTGGCTTATACCGGCTGCCGTCTCTCGGAGGCGCTGAACCTCACGCGCGACCGGGTAGATCTGGTCGAACGGGTGGTGGTGCTGGAAACGCTCAAGAAGCGCCGGCACGGGGTATACCGGGCTGTACCGATTCCCTCGGCCATGTCACGCCGGCTCGGCAACCTGCTGCGCAAACTGCCGCCGGATCAGGCACTTCTCTGGCCCTGGTGCCGGATGACCGGCTATCGGCGGATCAAGGCGGTGATGGAGCGCGGCGGCATAGAAGGTCCGTACGCCAGCCCCAAGGGATTGCGGCACGCCTTCGCAATCTCCGCTCTGGAGAAGGGCGTGCCCCTGAACCTGGTCCAGAAGTGGCTCGGGCACTCGGACATCGCGACGACCGCGATCTACGGGAATGCCGTCGGATTGGAGGAACGGGAAATAGCCAGCCGCATGTGGGGAAGAGATTAA
- a CDS encoding helix-turn-helix domain-containing protein, protein MIDYKELRTVKQLAAEAPFVTESKLRWWIFHAETNGMAPALIKIGGRVYIDRAEFNKWLEGQRMAPKSQNQAA, encoded by the coding sequence TTGATCGATTACAAGGAGCTGCGAACGGTCAAGCAGCTTGCGGCGGAGGCGCCGTTCGTGACCGAGAGCAAGCTGCGCTGGTGGATATTCCATGCCGAGACAAACGGCATGGCCCCGGCGCTGATCAAAATCGGCGGACGGGTCTACATCGACCGCGCCGAGTTCAATAAATGGCTCGAAGGCCAGCGCATGGCGCCGAAGTCCCAGAACCAGGCTGCCTGA
- a CDS encoding DNA methyltransferase, with translation MRVTAGSGARSQWDDPKGLDALPLPLQSPESVTIPLVVAPGPRALEDMAFPFEALSDIAQIESWRKEINRPLYHIHKWWAQRLGTVFRAIVLGAFAPSGTDMLDLFYKPVRIKDAVVFDPFMGSGTTIGETAKLGARAIGRDINPVAHFLVRNALAVHDRPAILETYRAIERDVADQVRRYYSATLPDGREVDVLYYFWVKTVDCPACDTAVDLFSSYIFARHAYPKRYPEAKAVCPTCGAINEVRNDAREAHCGTCYATFDPQAGPANGQKASCPECSHIFPIAKTIRETGRPPEHRLYAKLVLMPEGSKAYMPATDEDRALYGEAQKALRNRKNPYPVAAIEPGYNTNQALGYNYRHWHEMFNERQLLCLSVLADRIRQIEDPILRELFTCLLSGTLEFNNMFASYKGEGTGAVRHMFAHHILKPERVPLEANLWGTPKSSGAFSTMFEGRIRRALDYADDPFEIRLPAPGRKGNEKVFGLSEKIGFPVAESYSAFAEGKRVYLSCGDSSATDLPDGVVDAIITDPPFFDNVHYSQLADFFHVWQRHILGANGHWQADTTRSEDEVQNADVGAFTDRLRAVWTEAYRVLNDDGILAFTYHHSRPEGWHAVLKALMEAGFGITAAHPIKSEMSVAMPKHQAREPIDLDIIIVCRKRTQLTPHRWNGDLWGTISPVAAEQVQRLRGSGRRLSRNDVRVIVMAQLLRQLSISHEMDAALSSLDNANGEIEALIAELHAAGSKEISTNAERD, from the coding sequence ATGCGTGTAACTGCGGGTTCGGGAGCCCGATCGCAATGGGATGATCCGAAAGGCTTAGACGCACTGCCATTACCTTTGCAGAGCCCCGAATCGGTGACGATCCCGCTCGTCGTAGCGCCCGGCCCGCGTGCTCTTGAAGACATGGCCTTCCCTTTTGAGGCGTTGAGCGACATTGCCCAGATCGAGAGTTGGCGCAAAGAAATTAATCGACCTCTTTATCACATCCATAAGTGGTGGGCGCAGCGCCTTGGCACAGTCTTTCGTGCCATAGTTCTCGGTGCCTTTGCGCCATCCGGCACCGACATGCTCGACCTGTTCTACAAGCCTGTTCGCATCAAGGATGCTGTAGTTTTTGATCCGTTTATGGGCAGCGGTACGACTATTGGCGAAACCGCTAAGCTTGGAGCGCGCGCCATCGGACGCGACATTAATCCGGTCGCCCACTTCCTCGTCAGGAACGCGCTTGCGGTTCACGACCGCCCAGCTATCCTCGAAACTTACCGGGCTATTGAACGTGACGTGGCTGACCAGGTTCGCCGGTATTACAGCGCGACTCTGCCCGATGGCAGAGAAGTTGACGTTCTCTATTATTTTTGGGTGAAAACGGTCGATTGTCCGGCGTGCGACACGGCAGTGGATTTGTTTTCGTCATACATCTTCGCGCGGCACGCTTACCCGAAGCGATATCCCGAGGCCAAGGCGGTCTGCCCCACTTGCGGTGCAATCAACGAAGTGCGCAATGACGCCCGGGAAGCGCATTGCGGTACATGCTACGCCACTTTCGACCCGCAGGCCGGTCCGGCCAATGGGCAAAAGGCGAGTTGTCCGGAATGTTCCCACATTTTCCCAATTGCCAAGACGATCCGCGAAACCGGCCGTCCGCCAGAACACCGGCTCTATGCAAAGCTCGTCCTTATGCCGGAGGGCAGCAAAGCGTACATGCCAGCAACTGATGAGGACCGGGCGCTCTACGGCGAAGCGCAGAAGGCGCTGAGGAATCGCAAAAACCCATATCCGGTCGCTGCGATAGAGCCCGGCTACAACACGAACCAGGCGCTCGGTTACAATTACCGGCACTGGCACGAGATGTTCAACGAGCGTCAACTCCTTTGCCTTTCTGTCCTGGCGGACAGGATCAGGCAGATCGAAGACCCGATTCTGCGCGAGCTGTTCACCTGCCTGCTCTCTGGCACGCTTGAGTTCAACAATATGTTCGCCTCCTACAAGGGCGAGGGGACTGGCGCCGTCCGGCACATGTTTGCCCATCACATTCTCAAGCCCGAACGCGTGCCGCTGGAAGCCAACCTGTGGGGCACTCCGAAGAGTTCAGGTGCATTCTCGACCATGTTTGAAGGCAGGATCAGGCGCGCCCTCGATTACGCCGACGACCCTTTCGAGATTCGATTGCCGGCTCCCGGCCGCAAGGGCAATGAAAAAGTTTTCGGCCTCTCCGAGAAGATCGGGTTTCCTGTGGCTGAGAGCTATTCTGCCTTCGCCGAAGGTAAGCGCGTCTATCTGTCCTGTGGCGATTCGAGCGCTACCGATCTGCCGGATGGCGTGGTGGATGCGATCATTACTGACCCGCCGTTCTTCGATAACGTTCACTACTCCCAGCTCGCCGATTTTTTCCACGTGTGGCAGCGGCACATACTTGGCGCCAACGGGCACTGGCAAGCCGACACGACTCGCAGTGAGGACGAAGTTCAGAACGCCGATGTAGGTGCTTTCACAGATCGCCTGCGCGCCGTGTGGACGGAGGCGTACCGCGTCCTCAATGACGATGGGATTCTCGCGTTCACCTACCACCACTCACGCCCGGAAGGATGGCACGCCGTCCTCAAGGCACTGATGGAGGCCGGTTTTGGAATAACGGCGGCGCACCCAATAAAGTCTGAAATGTCGGTCGCCATGCCCAAGCATCAGGCGCGGGAACCGATCGACCTGGACATAATCATCGTCTGCCGGAAGCGCACGCAGCTGACACCGCATCGCTGGAACGGCGATTTGTGGGGCACTATTTCGCCGGTCGCTGCCGAGCAGGTTCAGCGCCTTCGCGGCTCCGGGCGCCGTCTGAGCCGCAACGACGTGCGCGTCATCGTCATGGCACAATTGCTTCGACAGCTTTCTATTTCGCATGAGATGGACGCGGCCCTCTCCTCGCTGGATAACGCAAACGGTGAGATTGAGGCGCTTATTGCGGAGTTGCATGCTGCCGGCAGCAAAGAGATCAGCACAAATGCGGAGCGAGACTAA
- a CDS encoding tyrosine-type recombinase/integrase, with protein MATIQKRNGRNGPSYRVMVRMKGFPPQTRTFKRLTDAKQWAQDTESGIRKGEFKNVVRTAGSKTLQDVIDRFRKEVFIHRAESTKRAEASFLNFWERELGEYALAYITPDLVSEKMNALAAAGDSRRKPSDENGKPKKAPRPKSPKTLKHYRDELALLFKYAIQWGWTASSPLDGVNKITKIRNERTRYLHDDERAALLKACQESDNPQLYPVVLLAISTGARRSEILGLTLDDVNLKRETAILRNTKNGDTRAAHIVPQIAPAIRDQIAYAKALYKELPEPPETKWLFPRRDGQGPIDIRKAWENARDAAGLTDFRFHDLRHSTASYLAMNGASLVEIAEVLGHRTLQMVRRYAHLSESHVKDVVGRMNTRYLGPSEGDQPDA; from the coding sequence ATGGCCACTATCCAGAAGCGCAACGGCAGGAACGGCCCGAGCTATCGGGTCATGGTCCGTATGAAGGGCTTCCCGCCCCAGACTCGCACCTTCAAGCGGCTCACGGACGCCAAGCAGTGGGCACAGGACACCGAGAGCGGCATCCGGAAGGGCGAGTTCAAAAACGTCGTCCGCACGGCCGGCAGCAAGACCCTGCAGGACGTGATCGACCGCTTCCGCAAGGAGGTATTCATTCACCGCGCCGAAAGCACTAAGCGGGCGGAAGCCTCGTTCCTGAACTTCTGGGAACGGGAGCTCGGGGAATACGCCCTCGCCTACATCACGCCCGACCTGGTGAGCGAGAAGATGAACGCGCTTGCCGCAGCGGGCGATAGCCGGCGCAAGCCGAGCGACGAGAACGGCAAGCCGAAGAAGGCGCCCAGGCCCAAGAGCCCGAAGACTTTGAAGCACTATCGCGACGAGCTCGCGCTGCTGTTCAAATACGCCATCCAATGGGGCTGGACGGCCTCCAGCCCACTCGACGGGGTGAACAAGATCACCAAGATCCGGAACGAGCGGACCCGCTATCTGCACGATGACGAGCGGGCGGCGCTGCTCAAGGCCTGTCAGGAAAGCGACAACCCACAGCTCTATCCCGTGGTGCTGCTTGCGATCAGCACCGGCGCGCGCCGCAGCGAGATACTCGGCCTCACGCTCGACGACGTGAACCTCAAGCGCGAGACGGCGATCCTGCGCAACACCAAAAACGGTGACACCCGGGCCGCCCACATCGTGCCGCAGATCGCCCCGGCCATCCGCGACCAGATCGCCTATGCAAAGGCGCTCTACAAGGAGCTGCCCGAGCCGCCGGAGACCAAATGGCTGTTCCCGCGCCGGGACGGCCAGGGCCCGATCGACATCCGCAAGGCCTGGGAGAACGCCCGCGATGCCGCCGGCCTGACCGACTTCCGCTTCCATGACCTGCGGCACAGCACGGCCAGCTATCTCGCCATGAACGGCGCGAGCCTTGTGGAGATTGCCGAAGTGCTGGGGCACCGGACGCTCCAGATGGTGCGCCGTTACGCACACCTGTCCGAGAGCCACGTCAAGGACGTCGTCGGTCGCATGAACACCCGCTACCTTGGGCCGAGCGAAGGCGACCAGCCGGACGCCTGA
- a CDS encoding helix-turn-helix transcriptional regulator, which translates to MEHILHAINSIYATTLDEEGWDGALRDVCDVTGAVGFNVFVLDHAAELIPVNRSIGIPDDILKDYSSYYVQKDPGIAHYVRNPNERFYYNYAHTPEEEIDRNEYYDWLQKMGGARYYLATTFKFDERYSGIVTAQRDRKSGHAQPEDMKLLGLISPHIQRAVEIGELVDQARIKADAALDAIERTPYGIFLLNREQEILFANKRARVIARRRAAIFVENRTIRCAKDREDRKLKVAIREAARASFGDSVYPGATLPVESEVYGRPYMVKVVPLIGQSRLITKERPSVLVVVTDFEMAPDDIERRRASLCSVYQLTEAEAIIAVRLGDAERPQDICDSLSISPNTLKTHRKRIFEKLNIATQAELARLVSTL; encoded by the coding sequence ATGGAGCATATCCTACACGCCATAAACTCGATCTATGCGACCACGCTTGATGAAGAGGGTTGGGATGGCGCACTTCGAGACGTTTGCGACGTCACGGGCGCCGTCGGCTTCAACGTGTTTGTCCTCGATCACGCGGCGGAGCTGATACCGGTAAACCGCTCCATCGGTATTCCGGATGATATTCTGAAAGACTATTCAAGCTACTATGTCCAGAAGGATCCCGGGATTGCCCACTATGTGCGGAATCCCAACGAGCGCTTTTATTATAATTATGCACACACACCTGAAGAAGAAATTGATAGAAATGAGTATTATGACTGGCTTCAGAAAATGGGCGGCGCCAGATATTATCTGGCAACGACATTCAAATTTGACGAGAGATACTCGGGAATTGTGACGGCGCAACGTGACCGTAAGAGCGGCCATGCGCAGCCGGAAGATATGAAGCTCCTGGGCTTGATAAGCCCTCACATTCAGCGGGCCGTTGAAATTGGTGAACTCGTCGACCAGGCGCGTATCAAGGCGGATGCAGCGCTCGACGCGATTGAACGGACGCCCTATGGGATATTTCTGCTTAACCGGGAGCAGGAAATTCTGTTCGCGAACAAGAGGGCGCGGGTGATCGCGCGTCGACGAGCCGCGATCTTCGTGGAAAACCGAACGATCCGCTGTGCGAAGGACCGCGAGGACAGGAAGCTTAAGGTAGCCATTCGTGAAGCGGCGCGGGCTTCGTTCGGCGATTCCGTCTATCCAGGCGCAACCCTACCGGTCGAGAGTGAGGTCTATGGCCGGCCGTATATGGTAAAGGTCGTGCCACTCATCGGGCAGTCACGTCTCATAACCAAGGAACGGCCAAGCGTGCTTGTCGTTGTTACGGACTTCGAGATGGCGCCGGATGATATAGAGCGTCGCCGGGCAAGCCTTTGTTCTGTGTATCAACTGACAGAGGCAGAGGCGATCATCGCGGTACGACTCGGGGATGCGGAACGCCCCCAGGATATCTGCGATAGTTTGAGCATTTCCCCGAACACGCTCAAAACCCATCGCAAGCGTATTTTCGAAAAATTGAATATCGCGACCCAGGCCGAGTTGGCGAGGCTGGTTTCCACGCTTTGA